In Haloimpatiens massiliensis, the following are encoded in one genomic region:
- a CDS encoding tetratricopeptide repeat protein produces MPTNYKTANAFGTKISIENLIEFLNISFPSKDNKKSSHIKASSYSINEDINGDGEKELIIWNHDTRDAYKVEVLKKNGSDYVDDPLMYPYYFQNVVNYYKAQIKKPYNSKSPIMWYYLSDAELKINNPKEALLSIEQGISNLKNNDSVLYGMFLSLRGEALRRLGDYEAALKSLDKAMSSLVSSKFSDNESIINTYFYIGKTLDSIGYDEVQKEYYTAALSLSAKEYGANSKNYNKITYKIQRRLNKISCTPKVSGQKLVK; encoded by the coding sequence ATGCCTACTAATTATAAAACAGCAAATGCATTTGGAACTAAAATTTCTATAGAAAATTTAATAGAATTTTTAAATATATCTTTTCCTTCTAAGGACAACAAAAAATCTTCTCATATAAAAGCTTCTTCTTATTCAATAAATGAAGATATTAATGGGGATGGAGAGAAAGAACTTATTATATGGAATCACGATACTAGAGATGCGTACAAAGTAGAAGTATTAAAGAAAAATGGTTCTGACTATGTGGACGACCCTCTAATGTATCCTTATTATTTTCAAAACGTAGTTAACTACTATAAAGCTCAAATTAAAAAACCCTATAATAGCAAGAGCCCTATAATGTGGTATTATCTAAGTGACGCTGAACTAAAGATAAATAATCCCAAAGAAGCACTTCTTTCTATTGAACAAGGAATATCTAATCTTAAAAATAACGATAGCGTCTTATATGGAATGTTTTTATCTCTTAGAGGAGAAGCTTTAAGACGCCTCGGTGATTATGAAGCTGCCTTAAAAAGCTTAGATAAAGCCATGAGTTCACTAGTATCATCTAAATTTAGTGACAATGAAAGTATTATAAATACTTATTTTTATATTGGGAAAACTCTAGATTCCATTGGTTATGATGAAGTTCAAAAAGAATATTACACAGCCGCCTTATCTCTTTCAGCAAAAGAATATGGTGCTAATTCTAAAAATTATAATAAAATAACCTATAAAATTCAAAGAAGATTAAACAAAATATCATGCACTCCTAAAGTAAGCGGACAAAAACTGGTTAAATAA
- a CDS encoding Type 1 glutamine amidotransferase-like domain-containing protein: MVNTLLSQYNFNEEWARDTMRKYINCNDKVAIIPFSFGKGISNDMDWQNMYNKNNGKYYRETVGPFVDLGISEENIIWINYFQHTVEEMKKIIESSDILFLTGGDTENAVERVLEKGLLHSIEKGKVIIGSSAGALMQLKNYYISTDEGNPEFKYCEGLGLIKKNFYIEVHYEDNHIQNKCIERVLKEKTDSIYAIKNTGGIVLDEDEITLMGDVVTFNR, translated from the coding sequence ATGGTAAATACATTATTAAGTCAGTATAATTTTAATGAAGAATGGGCTAGAGATACAATGAGAAAATATATAAATTGTAATGATAAAGTTGCAATTATTCCATTTTCATTTGGTAAAGGGATAAGTAATGATATGGATTGGCAGAATATGTACAACAAAAATAATGGTAAGTACTACAGAGAAACAGTTGGGCCTTTTGTAGATTTAGGAATTAGTGAAGAAAATATTATATGGATTAACTATTTTCAGCATACTGTTGAGGAGATGAAGAAAATTATAGAAAGTAGTGATATTTTATTCTTAACAGGTGGTGATACTGAAAATGCAGTTGAACGTGTTTTAGAAAAGGGTTTACTTCACAGCATAGAGAAGGGTAAAGTAATTATTGGATCAAGCGCAGGAGCTTTAATGCAACTTAAAAATTATTATATATCGACAGATGAGGGCAATCCAGAATTTAAATATTGCGAAGGGCTGGGATTAATAAAAAAGAATTTTTACATTGAAGTACATTATGAAGATAATCATATACAAAACAAGTGCATAGAGCGGGTATTAAAAGAAAAAACAGATAGTATTTATGCTATTAAAAACACTGGAGGAATTGTATTAGATGAGGATGAAATAACACTAATGGGTGATGTAGTTACGTTTAATAGATAG
- a CDS encoding aminoglycoside adenylyltransferase domain-containing protein: MKSVENILDSIIESYHDILQDNLIGIYIHGSLAMNCFNPDVSDIDLLVVIKERINFNTKRQLIDILLKLSKKGPHKGLEMSILLEDDVKHFRYPTPFILHYSNVHKEKYENDYSYMCEDGQDPDLAAHITVTIARGICIFGKSIKDVFEPVPPKYYFKSILYDVDNAKSQILNLPVYTILNLCRVLYYLKEGAICSKKEGGEWVYSNVSLQKEYVDIIKEALSSYENTTKFNYNPQSLVDFADFMLEKIYLNYNLE, encoded by the coding sequence GTGAAATCTGTAGAAAATATATTGGATAGTATTATTGAAAGTTACCATGATATTTTACAGGATAATCTTATAGGTATTTATATTCATGGGTCTTTAGCAATGAATTGTTTTAATCCTGATGTAAGTGATATTGATTTATTAGTTGTAATAAAGGAAAGAATAAATTTTAATACTAAAAGGCAGTTAATAGATATTTTATTGAAGCTGTCTAAGAAGGGACCACATAAGGGGCTTGAAATGAGTATTTTATTAGAAGATGATGTAAAACATTTTAGATATCCTACGCCATTTATTTTACATTATTCAAATGTTCATAAGGAAAAATATGAAAACGACTATAGTTATATGTGTGAAGATGGACAAGACCCAGATTTAGCTGCGCATATTACGGTTACTATTGCAAGGGGCATTTGTATTTTTGGGAAGTCTATAAAGGATGTATTTGAGCCTGTTCCTCCAAAATACTATTTTAAATCAATTCTTTATGATGTAGATAATGCAAAATCACAAATACTTAATTTACCCGTGTATACCATTCTAAATCTTTGCAGGGTTTTATATTATCTTAAGGAAGGGGCAATATGTTCTAAAAAAGAAGGAGGCGAATGGGTGTATTCTAATGTTTCTTTACAGAAGGAGTACGTTGATATTATAAAAGAAGCTTTATCATCCTATGAAAATACAACTAAATTTAATTATAATCCCCAATCATTAGTTGATTTTGCAGACTTTATGTTAGAGAAAATTTATTTGAATTATAATCTTGAGTAA
- a CDS encoding DUF4440 domain-containing protein yields MINDNDMLKEVIDLEKKSLKSEIRASREELDRLIADEFIEFCSSGFVCDKKDVLEGIPNSKPIEIKAYDFKGKILSKDVVLITYSTIIGIGDEAKAMRSSIWKLVDNRWQMIFHQGTKIKNKYD; encoded by the coding sequence ATGATAAATGATAATGACATGTTAAAAGAAGTAATAGACCTTGAGAAAAAATCACTCAAGTCAGAAATACGAGCATCTAGAGAAGAGTTAGATAGATTGATAGCAGATGAATTTATTGAGTTTTGTTCATCAGGTTTTGTATGTGATAAAAAAGATGTTTTAGAAGGTATACCTAATTCAAAACCAATAGAAATAAAGGCATATGACTTTAAAGGTAAAATTTTATCAAAGGATGTTGTTTTGATTACTTATTCGACTATTATAGGCATTGGAGATGAAGCGAAGGCCATGAGAAGTTCCATATGGAAACTTGTTGATAATAGGTGGCAGATGATTTTTCACCAAGGAACAAAAATTAAAAATAAATATGATTAA
- a CDS encoding patatin-like phospholipase family protein, protein MNSFIKAEAVFEGGGIRGIGIVGALKSFEEHNYIWQRAAGTSVGAIIAALVIAGYKAKELEKILSEMDFIKFLDKDSVNKIPLFGAALGIFRDKGIYSGDYFENWIKELLEKKGIVKFKDVMENGESKLRVITSDITLKRKVVLPDDLVDYGEEPGEFSVAKAVRMSISIPLYFKPVEFKYKNEISYMVDGGVTCNYPINIFDTDNMKTPIIGFKFKTKEKEESLTSKGKNDPMSFLFDIASTMSEYSIYKELSERDVARTVFIPVDGVESTEFNITKEKAAALYTAGYYAGKRFLEIWNFKDYNKRFRRKSNVKFSIDSFIGSLFSKKRQ, encoded by the coding sequence ATGAATAGCTTTATAAAAGCAGAGGCTGTTTTTGAAGGTGGAGGCATAAGAGGAATAGGCATAGTAGGAGCTCTTAAGAGCTTTGAGGAACATAATTATATATGGCAAAGGGCAGCAGGAACTTCTGTAGGAGCTATTATAGCAGCACTTGTAATAGCAGGATATAAAGCTAAGGAATTAGAGAAGATATTGTCCGAAATGGATTTTATAAAATTCTTAGATAAAGATTCTGTTAATAAAATACCATTATTTGGAGCGGCATTAGGGATTTTTAGAGATAAGGGTATATATTCGGGGGATTATTTTGAAAACTGGATAAAAGAGCTTTTAGAGAAAAAAGGTATAGTTAAATTTAAAGATGTTATGGAAAATGGAGAGAGTAAGCTAAGGGTTATAACCTCGGATATAACTTTAAAGAGAAAAGTGGTTCTTCCGGATGATTTGGTGGATTATGGAGAAGAACCAGGAGAATTTTCAGTGGCTAAGGCTGTGAGAATGAGCATAAGCATACCTCTTTACTTTAAGCCAGTGGAGTTTAAATATAAGAATGAAATTAGTTATATGGTAGATGGAGGAGTTACTTGTAATTATCCCATAAATATATTTGACACGGATAATATGAAAACGCCTATAATAGGATTCAAGTTTAAAACAAAAGAGAAGGAAGAAAGCTTGACTTCAAAAGGCAAGAATGATCCTATGTCCTTTTTATTTGATATAGCTAGTACTATGAGTGAATACTCTATATACAAAGAACTCAGTGAAAGGGATGTTGCCAGAACTGTATTTATTCCTGTGGATGGTGTAGAATCAACAGAGTTCAATATTACTAAAGAGAAAGCTGCAGCATTATATACAGCAGGATATTATGCAGGGAAAAGATTTTTAGAAATTTGGAATTTTAAAGATTATAATAAAAGGTTTAGAAGAAAGAGCAATGTGAAATTTAGTATAGATAGTTTTATAGGAAGTTTATTTAGTAAGAAAAGACAATAG
- a CDS encoding GNAT family N-acetyltransferase — MFKYIVDNDIELKLPNKQDAERFYKLIDNSREHLKRWLPWVIETKSVDDIMSFIEEAQRQYVSDEGFKAIIIFKGKFAGLIGYYNVDKSRGAVSIGYWLGQEYQGKGIMTKALKVFLDYGFKEMELNKIEITIAEENLKSRALPKKYGFTEEGIIRDAEWLNDRYVNHILYGLLKREWIGKKREA, encoded by the coding sequence ATGTTCAAATATATAGTAGACAATGATATTGAGTTAAAGCTGCCTAATAAACAGGATGCTGAGCGCTTTTATAAATTAATTGATAATAGTAGAGAACATTTAAAAAGGTGGCTGCCTTGGGTAATAGAAACTAAATCAGTAGATGATATAATGTCTTTTATAGAAGAAGCTCAAAGGCAATATGTTTCAGATGAGGGATTTAAAGCAATAATTATTTTTAAAGGGAAGTTTGCAGGATTGATAGGTTATTATAATGTGGACAAGAGTAGAGGAGCTGTATCTATTGGATATTGGCTTGGACAGGAATACCAAGGGAAAGGAATAATGACAAAAGCTTTAAAAGTATTTCTTGACTATGGATTTAAAGAAATGGAATTAAATAAAATTGAAATCACTATTGCAGAAGAAAATTTAAAAAGCAGAGCACTTCCTAAAAAGTACGGTTTTACAGAAGAAGGAATAATTAGAGATGCTGAATGGCTAAATGATAGATATGTGAATCATATACTATATGGATTATTAAAAAGAGAATGGATAGGAAAGAAAAGAGAAGCATGA